The sequence GTCAGCGGATGATGCCGCGTGTTGCCCGCAGCAGTGAATCGGCCAGCACTTGCAAGGCTGGCTCTGCTTGGGCCTGTCGCACAATCTCATCGCGTGCTTCGGCAAAGGTCAGCCCGGCTTTGTACAGCGTCTTGTACGCGCGCCGGATGGCTTGCACCTGCTCCGGACTAAAACCGCGACGCTTCAGCCCTTCGGCATTGATACCGTGCGGTTGTGACGGATTGCCGGAGGCGGTGACATAGGCCGGCACATCCTGCAGCAGGATGGTGCCCATGGCGGTCATGCAGTGCGCACCGATCTGTACAAACTGGTGTACCACGGTAAAGCCGCCCAGAATGGCATAATCACCCACCACCACATGCCCGGCCAACTGGGCATTGTTGGCAAAGGTGGTGCGGTTACCCACCTGGCAATCATGCGCCAGATGCACATAGGCCATGATCCAGTTATGGTCGCCCATGCGGGTGACACCACCATCTTGCGCAGTGCCACAGTTGAAGGTGCAGAACTCACGAATGGTATTGTCGTTGCCGATTTCCAGCCGGGTCGGCTCCCCCGCGTATTTTTTGTCTTGCGGGATGGCACCGATTGAGCTGAACTGAAAAATACGATTACGTTCGCCAATGCGGGTATGCCCCTCGACCACCACATGCGGGCCTATCCAGCTACCGGCACCGATTTCAACATGCTCACCGATCAGGCTGTATGCACCGACTTCGACATCCTCCGCCAGTCGGGCGGCCGGATGAACGATGGCGGTGGGATGGATGCGCGCCAAGGTCAGGCCTCCGCTGCGGCTGGCAGGTCACGCTGGGCACACATCAGGTCCGCCTCGGTGACCACTTGGCCATCCACCCGGGCCTCGGCCTTGTATTTCCAGACGCCGCGCTTGTGAGCCTGCACGGTGACGTGCAGGTCCAGGCGATCACCCGCCGACACCGGCTTCTTGAAGCGGGCCGCATCAATGCCCACAAAGTAATACACCGAGTCATCGGTCGGCAGCGTACCCAGGGTCTTGAAGCTGAGGATGGCCGCTGCCTGGGCCAGTGCTTCCAGAATCAGCACCCCCGGCATCACCGGGTGATGCGGGAAGTGCCCCGGAAAGAAGGGCTCATTGATGGTCACATTCTTGTAGGCGTGAATGTGTTTGCCGGCCTCCACATCCAGTACCCGGTCCACCAGCAGGAAGGGGTAGCGGTGTGGCAGGTACTTGAGGATCTGATGGATGTCCATGGTGTTCATGCGTCGTTATCTCCGGGTTGCCTCTGCTGCTCCAGCGCTTTCAGGCGACTGCTCAGCTTGTCGTATTGTTTCAGCTGCGCAGCATGTCGCAGCCAGTCTTCATGGGGTTCAAACGGGTAGGCACCGGTGTAGGTACCGGGTTGCCGTATAGATTTGGTAATCAGCGTTGCTGCCGAGACGTGAACATGGTCTGCCAGGCTGAGGTGGCCCAAAATGATGGCACCGCCCCCCACCGTACAGTGGGCACCGATTTTGGCGCTGCCCGCCACCCCCACACATCCCGCCATTGCGGTATGGTCGCCCACCTGCACGTTGTGCCCAATCTGGATCTGGTTGTCCAGCTTGACGCCGTTGCCGATCACGGTATCGGCCATGGCACCCCGGTCGATGGTGGTGTTGGCGCCGATCTCGACATCATTACCTATCCGTACAATACCAATCTGGGGGATTTTCTCCCAGCGACCGCCATCGTTGGCCACACCAAAGCCGTCGGCACCAATCACCGCACCACTGTGAACCAGGCCCCGCTCCCCGATGATGCAGCCATGCTGTATCACCACGCGCGCCATCAGCCGGGTATGCGCACCAATGCTGGCCCCTTCACCGACATAACACTGGGGGCCAATCAGGGCATGCGCGCCAACCATGGCATTGGCACCGATATACGCCAGTGCGCCCACTTCAGCACTGGGGTCCACCACCGCTCCCACTTCCACCACGGCTGAGGGATGAATACCTGGACGTATTGGCGGTACCGGGTTCAGCAGCTGTGAAACCCGGGCGAAATACAGATAGGGGTTATCCGCAACGATGCAATGGCCCGCATGGCCTGCTGCCAGATCAGCAGGCAGGATCACGGCTGTCGCCTGAGTCGTGGCCAACTGACGGGCATATTTGCGATTGGCCAGGAAACTGATCTGCCCGGCACCGGCGAGTTCGAGCGGCGCCACCTGGATGACGTCAACATCCTCGCCTTGCAAACACCCACCCAGCAGGCTTACCAGTTGGCTTAATCGCATGCTTATCCTGTAAACACGGAATGCCCCAGCGGGGCATTCCTTGATTCACCTGGCCATCGCCAAGGTGACACCTGCATGGCTGGCGGCCTTATTTGCCGCCCAGCATCTTCAGCAGTTTATCGGTGACATCCACTTGCGGACCGTAATACGGCAACTCATCGCCTTGCACAATCAGGTCATACTTCTCCGTACTGGCCAGCTGCTTGATGGCCTTGCGCAGCAACTCACCGGTACGACTCTCGTCCTCGGCCTGCTTGGCGCTGACATCTTCACGAAACTCACGCAGTTTGCGCTGGAACTGGGTGCTCAAATCACGCAAGGCTTTTTGCTTCTTGGTTTTGTCGGCCTCCGACATGGTGGCCTCGTTCTTTTCCAGATCAGCCTGCATGTCCTTGGCTTGAGACTCCATCCTCTGGAGCTCTGCCTGGCGCCGGGCAAACTCTTCCTTGACCTTCTTGTCATCTTTCTGATTCGACACCGCCTGAACGATGCGCTCCAGACTGAACACCCCGATCTTGGTTTCCGCCGCTGCGCCAGTCGCTACCGCCAAAGCCAACAGGCCGCCCATTACCTTGGAAAACTTGCTCAACTTGTACTCTCCATCACATCTGTCGCCAGCGCCAGGCTGACAAAGGAAATCAAAACACGCTGCCAATCTGGAACTGGAAACGCTGCTTGCGGTCGCCACTCTTCTTGCGAATCGGCTGCGCCATGCTGAACTTCAAGGGCCCCAGCGGGGAAATCCACGACAAACCGACCCCCACAGACGCACGCAGCTCGCCTAGGCTGAATTTGTTGCTAGCCAATCCACTGACATCATTCGGACCAAAAACGTTCCCGGCATCCAGGAAGGCACTCAGTCGCAGCGTCCGGTCATGCTTCATGCCCGGGAAAGGGAAGAACATTTCGGCATTCAGCACCAGACGCTTGTCTCCACCTATGCTGGCGCCCGTACTGTCACGCGGACCCAGTGAGCTACCGTCAAAGCCCCGCACCGAGCCAACCCCGCCCGCAAAGTAGTTGCGGTAAAACGGCAGATCCTTGCCACCGGTCGCCTTACCCATGGCGATTTCACCGTTCAGCATCAGCGTCACTTCGCGCGACAGCGGGAAGAACTGCTGGTACTGATAACCCAGCTTGTAGTATGGCACCTTGGTACCGACACCCGTTTCGAAGGTTGCACTCTGGTAACGACCCTCATTCGGTGCCACTGCACTGTCGCGGGTATCACTGGCCCAGCTGGCGCTACCAATAATGGTACGAATCCGGTTGCCGTTCTGATTGATGAAGGCATTGGCAATCGGCGAACCAGATATCGGGTCACTGGTCAGCTTGGTCTGATCGAAGGTCAGTCCGAAGTTGATCACGTCCTCTTCCGAGATCGGCATCCCCAAACGGGCGCCGATACCGGCCGTTGCCATCACATACTTGCCGGTGTCAATTTTTTCCGGCTTAGCATTATTCACATACAGGTCATAGCCCAGGCTCAAGCCATCCACCGTGAAATACGGGTCGGTATAAGACAGGTTGAGGCCACGCTGGCTCTTGCTGGTATTGATCGAGGCCGACACATACTTGCCGGTACCAAAGATATTGCTCTGCGTGATGCCGGCCTGTATCACGGCCCCCTCAGACTGGCCATAGCCGACACCAAACTGGATGTTGCCGCTCGGCTTTTCCTTGACCTTGACCTCAACGTCCACCTGGTCAGTGGTGCCTGCAACTGCTGGCGTATCCAGCCCCACCTCGGTGAAGTAGCCCAGGTTATCCACCCGGTTACGCGAGCGCTTGACCTTGTCACCATCGTACGAGGCATTTTCCATCTGCCGCATTTCCCGGCGGATCACCTCATCTTTGGTACGGGTATTGCCGCTGATATTGATACGGCGCACATACACCTTGCGGCCCGGATCCACATAGAAGGTAAACGAAGCGGTCTGCTTGTCGCGATCCAGTTGCGGTACCGCATTGACATTGGCAAAGGCGTAGCCATCGTTGGACAGCCGGTCCGCCATGGCGCTGTTGCTGCTCACCAGTTTGTCGCGGTTGAACACATCACCGGGCACCAGCTGAATCAGCTTGCGCAGTTCTTCTTCCGGCACCAGTAACTCACCAGCCAGCTTCAGCTCACCCACCTTGTACTGCTTGCCTTCCGTCACGTTGACGGTAACGTAGATGTCTTCCTTGTCCGGCGAGATGTTGACCTGGGTCGAGTCCACATTGAACTCAAGATAGCCCTGATTCTGATAGAAAGAACGCAAGGTTTCCAGGTCAGCTTCCAGCTTCTGCTTGGAGTACTGGTCTGCCTTCGACAGCCAGGTCATCCAGCCGCTGGTCGACAGGCGCATCTCGTCGATCAGGTCATCTTCCGAAAAAGCCTGGTTACCGACAATGCTGATGCGCTTGATCCGCGCCACTACGCCTTCGGAGATATCGAAGTTGACAGCGACCCGATTACGCTCCAGCGGCGTCACCGAGGTCTTGATGTCCACACTGTATTTGCCACGGTTGAAGTACTGACGCTTCAACTCCTGCTCAGCCTGTTCCAGCAAGGACTTGTCAAAGATCAGCGACTCAGCCAGACCGGCACCCTTCATCGCCTTCTTCAGCTGATCCGCGTTGAATTCCTTGGCGCCGGTGATGTTGATCTGGGCAATGGAGGGACGCTCGACCAGTGTCACCACCAGCACATTGTCTTCCACTTCCAGACGCACATCCTTGAAGAAGCCGGTGCCATAGAGCGCCTTGACAGCGGCACTGGCCTTGCTGTCATCAAAGGTCTCACCCACCTTGACCGGCAGGTAGGTAAAGATGGTACCGACCTCGGTTCGCTGCAGGCCCTCGACCCGGATGTCCTTCACCACAAAAGGCTCCAGCGCCCAGGCTGGAGCCGCAAAGGCGGCGAGTAACGCAACCGCGAGGGTTTTTTGTTTGATCATGCGTGTAGAAACAGTCGTTGAACGTCGTTATACAACGCGATGGACATCAGCATCAGCAGGACGGCAACGCCGACATACTGGCCAATCTCCTGTGCGCGCACAGATACCGGGCTGCCCTTGATCAGCTCGGCGACATAATACATGAAATGCCCACCATCCAACATCGGCACCGGCAACAAGTTAAGCACACCCAGGCCGATACTGACAAACGCAATGGTCAGCAGGTAAGGCACCCAGCCAATGGCGGCCGCCTCACCCGACACTTTGGCCACCGAACCTGGCCCACCCAGATTCTCCACCCCCACCCGTCCGGTCAGCATCTTGCCCAGCATCTGCAAGGACAAGCTCGCTGTGATGCGGGTACGCACCATCGCATGTTGCAGCGCCTGCCACGGCCCAAGCTGCAGCACCATGGCCTGCTTGCGGGTGGCTTCGACATCCCAGCCCAAGGATACTCCCAGCTTGCCGATTCGCTGACCATTCTCTTGCACGACATCAGGGGTCGCTTGCAGCGTCAGCACTTGCCCCTGACGCTGTACCTGCAACGTGATGAGCCGCCCGGCTGTCTGCTGAATCCGGTCGATCAGCATCCCGCCATCCAGCACCTTTTGCCCATTGATCGACAGGATACGGTCCCCTTCCTTCAATCCTGCTTTAAGTGCTGCCCCCTTGGGTTCTTTGCCCACCACCGTTGATCTGAACTCGGGAATCAGCCCCAACCGGTCTACCAGCCCAACATCGATCTTCTCTTGCCCTGCAGAAAAATCCAGCACCCGCGTGGCACGCGCCCCGCTCTCAGTCTGCACCTCCAGCGCTACGCGCTCATCGCCCAGCGCCGCACCGAACAAACGAAGACGAAAATCTTCCCAAGACAGGATTTCGGTGCCATTCATGGTCAGGATACGATCCCCACTCTGAAACCCGGCCTGAGCGGCGGGCGTGGATGGGAATACTGAGCCTAGACGCGGCTGGAAATCCGCCATGCCAACCAGCAGCATGCCGCTGTAGATCAGGATCGCCAGCAGAAAATTGGCAAACGGCCCGGCCAGCACCACCAGCATGCGCATCCAGACCGGTCGGCGGTTGAAGGCACGATGCACCTCATGCGGCTCGACTGGAGCCTCCCGCTCGTCCAGCATGCGCACATAGCCGCCCAAGGGCAGCATGCAGATGGCGAACTCGGTCTGGTCCTGACCAAAACGGCGCAACCAGATCGGTTTGCCAAAGCCCAGCGCAAAACGCAGCACCTTGACACCGCAACGGCGCGCCACCCAGTAATGACCGAACTCATGGATGGTCACCAGCACCGAGATCAGCCCGAGAAAGGCAAACAGGGTCAGCATGCCAAAGCCTTCATTTGCACCATTGCCTGACGGCGCGCCTCTGTGTCCACCGCCAGCGTACTCTCCATATCGCTCGGGGCAGCCGGCTGATAATGCTCCAGCGTGGTTTCCACCAGCCGCGCAATGTCGGTGAAGCGGATACGGCGTGAGAGAAAGGCGTCTACCGCCACCTCGTTGGCGGCATTGAGCACCGCGGGCATCGCCCCTGCCGCACGCAGGGCATCAAACGCCAGTCGCAGACAGGGAAAACGCTGCAGGTCGGGCGGGTAGAAATTCAGCGCACCGAACTTGCCAAACTCCAGCGGGCTGACGCCGGCTTCAATCCGCTGCGGGTAATCCAGGGCGTAAGCAATCGGCGTACGCATATCCGGGCTACCCAGCTGGGCCAGGATCGAGCCATCCAGATACTCCACCATCGAATGCACGATGCTCTGCGGGTGAATCACCACATCAATCAGTTCCACCGGCGTCGAGAACAGCCAGTGCGCTTCGATCACCTCCAGCCCCTTGTTCATCATGGTGGCGGAATCGACCGAAATTTTGCGGCCCATCGACCAGTTGGGATGCGCGCAGGCTTGCTCCGGCGTCACCTCGTGCAAGGTGGCCGGGTCACGGTCACGGAAGGGGCCACCGGATGCCGTCAGCAAAATACGCCGGATACCATGGCTGCGCGGATGTTCCCGCACCAGCGCATTGCGATAGTCACGTGGCAGGGTCTGGAAAATGGCGTTGTGTTCGGAATCAATCGGCAGCAACTGTGCACCCGATGCCTGCACGGCATCCATGAACAGCTTGCCTGCCAGCACCAGGGTTTCCTTGTTCGCCAGCAGCACCCGCTTGCCAGCCTGAGCGGCAGCAAAGCTGGATGGCAACCCCGCCGCGCCGACGATGGCCGCCATCACGGTATCGACGTCCGGATGCGAAGCCACTGCCACCAGCCCTGCCTCGCCCGCCAGCACTTCGGTGCTCAAGCCGTGCTCGCGCAACTGCTGCTGCAGCTGGGCCGCCAGCGCTTCGTCCCCCAGCACCGCATAGCGGGGATGAAACTGCAGGCATTGCTCACGCAGTTTGTCCAGTTGGCGATGCGCGGTCAGCGCAAACACCTGAAAGCGTTCCGGGTGACGTGCCACCACATCCAGCGTGGATACCCCAATCGAACCGGTCGCCCCCAGTACGGTAATCTGCCGCATTACAACCCTTTCACCAGCAACAACAGGGCGAAACTCACCGGCAATACCGCCAGCAAGGCATCCACCCGATCCAGCACACCGCCATGTCCCGGCAGCAGCTGGCTACTGTCCTTGATCCCGGCGCAGCGCTTCAGCCAGGATTCATACAAATCACCCATGATGGACAAGGGGGTCAGCAACACAGCCGCCAGGACCGCCTGCCCCAGGCTCAACTGCAACAGTCCCAGCCAGCCCCAATGCCAAGCCAGCGCGGCATACAGCGTGGTACCGGCAAACGCCCCGGCCACCCCTTCCCAGGTCTTGCCGGGGCTGATGGCAGGCGCCAGCTTGTGTTTGCCAAACGCGCGGCCCGCAAAATAGGCCGCCGAATCCGCCACCCACACCAGCGCCATCACCGCCAACGTCAGCTCCGCACCAGCCCGCCCGCTCGCCAATCCGAAACGCCAGCTGACCAGCGACCAGGCAAACGGCAGCAGCGCCAGCACACCGGCCAGCCACAAAAACCATGTTTGCTGGATTTTCAGCTGGCGCGCCAGCCACAGCGGTACGATCAGCAGCCAGAATCCCAGCACCGACACTACCAGCAGCGACTGCACCAGGCCCGGCCGAATCCCCACATGCATCCACCACAGCGGCGACTGCAGACTGAGCCAGTACCAGCCCCCCGCCAGCGCGAGACAGCAGAGGATGAACAGACTATGCTGCAGACGCCCCATCCGCGCCAACCGACCCCACTCCCAGGCGGCCAGTCCCAGCACCCCGGCGATTGCCAGCTGCCAGACGGTCATACTGGCCTCAAACAGCCCCAGCAGCACCAGCGGAATCAGGACCAGTGCGGTCAGGATACGGGTTTTCAGCATGGCGGGTCCGCCTGTTGCACTTGCTCACTGGTGCGGCCAAATCGCCGCTCGCGCTCTTGATAGGAGGCGATGGCCTCCATCAGCGAGGCACGCTGAAAATCCGGCCACAGGGTCGGGGTGAAATAGAATTCGCTATACGCCAGCTGCCACAGCAGGAAGTTGCTGATGCGCTCTTCGCCGCCGGTACGGATAAACAGGTCCGGCTCCGGCGCATAGCTCATGGAGAGGTAGGGCGTGAAATCGGCCTCGGTAAAATCCTGTGCCTTGTCCGGCTGCTCCGCCAGCATGCGGCGCATGGCGTTAAGGATGTCCCAGCGGCCGCCATAGTTGGCGGCAATGGTCAGCGTCAGCTTCTGGTTGTTCGCCGTCAGCGCTTCAGCGCGCTGGATCAGCTGCTGCAGATTGGGGGCAAAACGGCTGAGGTCGCCCACCACCTTCAGGCGCACGCCATGCTTGTGCAGCTTGCCCACCTCGCCTTCCAGCGCATGGACAAACAACTGCATCAACAGCGACACTTCATCCGCCGGGCGACGCCAGTTTTCGCTGGAGAAGGCAAACAGGGTCAGGTACGCCACCCCCTCCGCCACGCAGGCCTTCACCACCTCGCGCACCGACTCCACCCCTTTGCGGTGGCCTGCCACCCGTGGCAGGAAGCGCTTTTTGGCCCAGCGGCCATTACCGTCCATGATGATGGCGATGTGGCGCGGCACCCGACGGCAGCCG is a genomic window of Leeia aquatica containing:
- the uppS gene encoding polyprenyl diphosphate synthase — encoded protein: MFESSTQTIPGCRRVPRHIAIIMDGNGRWAKKRFLPRVAGHRKGVESVREVVKACVAEGVAYLTLFAFSSENWRRPADEVSLLMQLFVHALEGEVGKLHKHGVRLKVVGDLSRFAPNLQQLIQRAEALTANNQKLTLTIAANYGGRWDILNAMRRMLAEQPDKAQDFTEADFTPYLSMSYAPEPDLFIRTGGEERISNFLLWQLAYSEFYFTPTLWPDFQRASLMEAIASYQERERRFGRTSEQVQQADPPC
- a CDS encoding phosphatidate cytidylyltransferase; the protein is MLKTRILTALVLIPLVLLGLFEASMTVWQLAIAGVLGLAAWEWGRLARMGRLQHSLFILCCLALAGGWYWLSLQSPLWWMHVGIRPGLVQSLLVVSVLGFWLLIVPLWLARQLKIQQTWFLWLAGVLALLPFAWSLVSWRFGLASGRAGAELTLAVMALVWVADSAAYFAGRAFGKHKLAPAISPGKTWEGVAGAFAGTTLYAALAWHWGWLGLLQLSLGQAVLAAVLLTPLSIMGDLYESWLKRCAGIKDSSQLLPGHGGVLDRVDALLAVLPVSFALLLLVKGL
- the ispC gene encoding 1-deoxy-D-xylulose-5-phosphate reductoisomerase, yielding MRQITVLGATGSIGVSTLDVVARHPERFQVFALTAHRQLDKLREQCLQFHPRYAVLGDEALAAQLQQQLREHGLSTEVLAGEAGLVAVASHPDVDTVMAAIVGAAGLPSSFAAAQAGKRVLLANKETLVLAGKLFMDAVQASGAQLLPIDSEHNAIFQTLPRDYRNALVREHPRSHGIRRILLTASGGPFRDRDPATLHEVTPEQACAHPNWSMGRKISVDSATMMNKGLEVIEAHWLFSTPVELIDVVIHPQSIVHSMVEYLDGSILAQLGSPDMRTPIAYALDYPQRIEAGVSPLEFGKFGALNFYPPDLQRFPCLRLAFDALRAAGAMPAVLNAANEVAVDAFLSRRIRFTDIARLVETTLEHYQPAAPSDMESTLAVDTEARRQAMVQMKALAC
- the rseP gene encoding RIP metalloprotease RseP codes for the protein MLTLFAFLGLISVLVTIHEFGHYWVARRCGVKVLRFALGFGKPIWLRRFGQDQTEFAICMLPLGGYVRMLDEREAPVEPHEVHRAFNRRPVWMRMLVVLAGPFANFLLAILIYSGMLLVGMADFQPRLGSVFPSTPAAQAGFQSGDRILTMNGTEILSWEDFRLRLFGAALGDERVALEVQTESGARATRVLDFSAGQEKIDVGLVDRLGLIPEFRSTVVGKEPKGAALKAGLKEGDRILSINGQKVLDGGMLIDRIQQTAGRLITLQVQRQGQVLTLQATPDVVQENGQRIGKLGVSLGWDVEATRKQAMVLQLGPWQALQHAMVRTRITASLSLQMLGKMLTGRVGVENLGGPGSVAKVSGEAAAIGWVPYLLTIAFVSIGLGVLNLLPVPMLDGGHFMYYVAELIKGSPVSVRAQEIGQYVGVAVLLMLMSIALYNDVQRLFLHA
- a CDS encoding OmpH family outer membrane protein, with the protein product MSKFSKVMGGLLALAVATGAAAETKIGVFSLERIVQAVSNQKDDKKVKEEFARRQAELQRMESQAKDMQADLEKNEATMSEADKTKKQKALRDLSTQFQRKLREFREDVSAKQAEDESRTGELLRKAIKQLASTEKYDLIVQGDELPYYGPQVDVTDKLLKMLGGK
- the bamA gene encoding outer membrane protein assembly factor BamA, with the translated sequence MIKQKTLAVALLAAFAAPAWALEPFVVKDIRVEGLQRTEVGTIFTYLPVKVGETFDDSKASAAVKALYGTGFFKDVRLEVEDNVLVVTLVERPSIAQINITGAKEFNADQLKKAMKGAGLAESLIFDKSLLEQAEQELKRQYFNRGKYSVDIKTSVTPLERNRVAVNFDISEGVVARIKRISIVGNQAFSEDDLIDEMRLSTSGWMTWLSKADQYSKQKLEADLETLRSFYQNQGYLEFNVDSTQVNISPDKEDIYVTVNVTEGKQYKVGELKLAGELLVPEEELRKLIQLVPGDVFNRDKLVSSNSAMADRLSNDGYAFANVNAVPQLDRDKQTASFTFYVDPGRKVYVRRINISGNTRTKDEVIRREMRQMENASYDGDKVKRSRNRVDNLGYFTEVGLDTPAVAGTTDQVDVEVKVKEKPSGNIQFGVGYGQSEGAVIQAGITQSNIFGTGKYVSASINTSKSQRGLNLSYTDPYFTVDGLSLGYDLYVNNAKPEKIDTGKYVMATAGIGARLGMPISEEDVINFGLTFDQTKLTSDPISGSPIANAFINQNGNRIRTIIGSASWASDTRDSAVAPNEGRYQSATFETGVGTKVPYYKLGYQYQQFFPLSREVTLMLNGEIAMGKATGGKDLPFYRNYFAGGVGSVRGFDGSSLGPRDSTGASIGGDKRLVLNAEMFFPFPGMKHDRTLRLSAFLDAGNVFGPNDVSGLASNKFSLGELRASVGVGLSWISPLGPLKFSMAQPIRKKSGDRKQRFQFQIGSVF
- the fabZ gene encoding 3-hydroxyacyl-ACP dehydratase FabZ, whose product is MDIHQILKYLPHRYPFLLVDRVLDVEAGKHIHAYKNVTINEPFFPGHFPHHPVMPGVLILEALAQAAAILSFKTLGTLPTDDSVYYFVGIDAARFKKPVSAGDRLDLHVTVQAHKRGVWKYKAEARVDGQVVTEADLMCAQRDLPAAAEA
- the lpxD gene encoding UDP-3-O-(3-hydroxymyristoyl)glucosamine N-acyltransferase, producing the protein MRLSQLVSLLGGCLQGEDVDVIQVAPLELAGAGQISFLANRKYARQLATTQATAVILPADLAAGHAGHCIVADNPYLYFARVSQLLNPVPPIRPGIHPSAVVEVGAVVDPSAEVGALAYIGANAMVGAHALIGPQCYVGEGASIGAHTRLMARVVIQHGCIIGERGLVHSGAVIGADGFGVANDGGRWEKIPQIGIVRIGNDVEIGANTTIDRGAMADTVIGNGVKLDNQIQIGHNVQVGDHTAMAGCVGVAGSAKIGAHCTVGGGAIILGHLSLADHVHVSAATLITKSIRQPGTYTGAYPFEPHEDWLRHAAQLKQYDKLSSRLKALEQQRQPGDNDA
- the lpxA gene encoding acyl-ACP--UDP-N-acetylglucosamine O-acyltransferase, translating into MARIHPTAIVHPAARLAEDVEVGAYSLIGEHVEIGAGSWIGPHVVVEGHTRIGERNRIFQFSSIGAIPQDKKYAGEPTRLEIGNDNTIREFCTFNCGTAQDGGVTRMGDHNWIMAYVHLAHDCQVGNRTTFANNAQLAGHVVVGDYAILGGFTVVHQFVQIGAHCMTAMGTILLQDVPAYVTASGNPSQPHGINAEGLKRRGFSPEQVQAIRRAYKTLYKAGLTFAEARDEIVRQAQAEPALQVLADSLLRATRGIIR